In the genome of Lentimicrobium sp. L6, one region contains:
- a CDS encoding hybrid sensor histidine kinase/response regulator, whose product MATKNSLVLLVDDVPQNIQVLGNILKNQGYSFALTTNGKETFELLAKKTPDIILLDIMLPDEDGFSICEKLKANPDLKHIPIIFLSAKHDIKDKIRGFELGAVDYITKPFEDIEVIGRVTNHLQAKLDRDKIEQYNHELEDMVEQRTQELIIKERESILAQFMQGVIHNVRGPITSVANGMDVIDMMKDGIEQEISQSDLQDSINDELQEIWELNKLNKEKLEALLKDLKSMLKKSRTDHNEEIEITDLNRIIEQEIDFLNVDLEFKNQVKKEINLSIEPLPIKVITAEISQLFQNLVKNAMDALYQYENKEIDIETGIIDQMAYFKVSDNGPGIPPELLARIFDPFFTTKPKECKDDSKAPTGTGIGLRFCKSTAESYGGSISVEVSKKGGACFMVKLPLNK is encoded by the coding sequence ATGGCAACCAAAAACTCTCTTGTCTTACTAGTAGACGATGTCCCACAAAACATACAAGTTTTAGGAAACATTCTCAAAAATCAGGGCTATTCATTTGCATTAACAACGAATGGTAAAGAGACTTTTGAGCTACTTGCCAAGAAAACTCCAGATATCATCCTATTAGATATCATGCTCCCTGATGAGGATGGCTTTAGTATTTGTGAAAAATTAAAAGCCAACCCTGATTTAAAACATATACCTATCATTTTCTTAAGTGCCAAGCACGATATTAAAGATAAAATCAGAGGTTTTGAATTAGGTGCCGTAGACTATATCACCAAACCATTCGAAGACATTGAGGTTATTGGCAGGGTAACCAACCACCTTCAAGCCAAACTTGACCGTGATAAAATTGAGCAATACAACCACGAACTGGAAGACATGGTGGAGCAAAGAACTCAAGAGCTTATCATTAAAGAGCGAGAAAGTATTCTGGCTCAATTTATGCAAGGTGTTATTCATAATGTTAGAGGTCCTATTACCAGTGTAGCTAATGGTATGGATGTTATAGATATGATGAAGGACGGCATAGAACAAGAAATTTCTCAAAGTGACTTACAAGACAGTATAAATGATGAACTCCAAGAAATATGGGAGCTGAACAAGCTGAACAAGGAAAAATTAGAGGCGCTATTAAAGGATTTAAAATCCATGCTAAAAAAGAGCCGAACCGACCATAATGAGGAGATTGAAATAACTGATCTCAATAGAATTATTGAACAGGAAATTGATTTCTTAAATGTTGATTTAGAGTTCAAAAATCAAGTAAAAAAAGAAATCAACTTATCTATAGAACCTCTTCCTATTAAAGTAATCACTGCAGAAATATCTCAGCTATTTCAAAACCTAGTTAAAAATGCTATGGATGCTTTATATCAATATGAAAATAAAGAGATTGATATTGAAACTGGAATCATAGACCAAATGGCCTATTTTAAAGTCAGTGATAATGGCCCTGGAATTCCACCTGAATTATTAGCTCGTATTTTCGACCCTTTCTTTACCACCAAACCCAAAGAATGTAAAGACGATTCAAAGGCCCCAACCGGTACTGGGATTGGTCTTCGATTTTGTAAGAGTACTGCCGAAAGCTATGGTGGTTCTATATCTGTAGAGGTCAGCAAAAAAGGAGGAGCTTGTTTTATGGTCAAGCTCCCTCTTAATAAATAA
- the rimO gene encoding 30S ribosomal protein S12 methylthiotransferase RimO, whose product MKTKQIPKKINVITMGCSKNLVDSEHLMAQLKANKIQVMHEQDNEDYDAVIINTCGFIADAKEESIDMILNAVDAKRAGHLDKVYVMGCLSERYKNELPSEITEVDGYYGATDADIKKITEGIGVEYRDELVGERELTTPSHYAYLKISEGCNRTCAFCAIPKIRGKHKSIDMDILVKEARSIAAKGVKELILIAQDLVSYGIDIYKRLALAELLRELVKIKGIEWIRLHYTYPNNFPLDVLELMNSEKKIANYVDIPLQHINDRVLRDMKRNHNSETTRGLVNKMRETVPGVAIRTTLIVGFPGETEEEFQELKEFVKDSRFDRMGVFTYSPEENTTAYDLKDDVPEAVKLERKEELMQLQQGISLEINQNKLGKTYKVIIDRIEDEHYVGRTEFDSPEVDNEVLIEYDSCDLQVGKFYQAKITQVDSFDLYAQIV is encoded by the coding sequence ATGAAGACCAAACAAATACCTAAGAAGATAAATGTAATAACCATGGGATGTTCCAAAAACCTAGTGGATTCAGAACATCTAATGGCCCAGCTTAAAGCCAATAAAATTCAAGTGATGCATGAGCAGGATAATGAAGATTACGATGCTGTTATCATCAATACCTGTGGATTTATTGCAGATGCCAAGGAAGAAAGCATTGATATGATACTAAATGCTGTTGACGCCAAGAGAGCTGGTCATCTGGACAAGGTATATGTGATGGGCTGCCTTTCGGAAAGATATAAAAACGAGCTCCCTTCAGAAATTACAGAAGTGGATGGATATTATGGAGCTACCGATGCCGACATCAAGAAAATCACGGAGGGCATTGGTGTAGAATATAGAGATGAGTTGGTAGGTGAAAGAGAATTAACTACCCCTTCTCATTATGCCTATTTAAAAATATCTGAAGGCTGTAATAGAACCTGTGCCTTTTGTGCCATTCCTAAAATTAGAGGAAAACACAAAAGTATTGATATGGATATCTTGGTAAAAGAAGCCCGTTCTATAGCTGCAAAAGGGGTTAAGGAGTTGATTTTAATTGCTCAAGACCTAGTTTCTTATGGAATAGATATCTATAAAAGACTAGCCTTAGCAGAGTTGCTTCGCGAATTGGTTAAGATTAAAGGCATAGAATGGATAAGACTCCACTATACCTACCCTAACAACTTCCCTCTTGATGTTTTAGAACTCATGAATTCTGAAAAGAAAATAGCAAACTATGTGGATATTCCTCTTCAACACATTAACGATAGAGTACTTAGAGACATGAAGAGAAATCATAATTCAGAAACCACTAGAGGATTAGTAAATAAGATGAGAGAAACCGTTCCTGGTGTAGCCATTAGAACGACCCTTATCGTTGGTTTCCCAGGTGAAACAGAAGAGGAGTTCCAAGAATTAAAAGAATTCGTAAAAGATTCAAGGTTCGATAGAATGGGTGTATTTACCTATTCTCCCGAGGAAAACACTACGGCCTACGATCTCAAGGATGACGTACCGGAGGCGGTGAAACTAGAGAGAAAAGAAGAACTCATGCAACTTCAGCAAGGTATCAGCCTAGAAATCAATCAAAATAAGCTAGGAAAGACTTACAAGGTAATTATAGATCGGATAGAGGACGAGCACTACGTGGGTAGAACAGAATTTGACTCTCCAGAAGTAGATAATGAAGTTTTAATAGAATATGATAGTTGTGATTTACAAGTAGGGAAATTCTATCAAGCAAAAATCACACAAGTTGATTCTTTTGACTTATATGCACAAATAGTTTAA
- a CDS encoding tetratricopeptide repeat protein, protein MKIRTFLYFNIIFLILLNSCTPPQEKAEKHYEIGRKHLINSDSEAALIEFQKGLEYVPNDALLLYSCGNCYMNFRDYNTAIEYFTKAIENNPKYDDAYFNRGRAWFYLNERDKSCEDYQKAQDLGRPNLADLLKHCK, encoded by the coding sequence ATGAAGATAAGAACATTTCTATATTTTAATATTATTTTTTTAATTCTATTGAACTCCTGTACTCCTCCTCAAGAGAAAGCAGAAAAACATTATGAAATAGGAAGAAAACACTTAATTAATAGTGATTCAGAAGCTGCCTTAATTGAGTTTCAAAAAGGATTGGAATATGTTCCAAACGATGCGCTTTTATTGTATTCTTGTGGAAATTGTTATATGAATTTTCGGGATTATAATACTGCTATTGAATATTTCACAAAAGCTATTGAAAATAACCCCAAATATGATGACGCCTATTTTAACAGAGGAAGAGCTTGGTTTTATTTAAACGAGAGAGATAAAAGCTGTGAAGATTACCAAAAAGCTCAGGATTTAGGTCGCCCTAACCTAGCCGATTTATTAAAACATTGTAAATAA
- a CDS encoding endonuclease/exonuclease/phosphatase family protein produces the protein MKHIISKLLTIFMVFSISLTSFESKAQQYEIVAIGYYNLENLFDTIDSEGVAEGDFLPNGAKKWNAERYYYKLDQMARVLSEIATDKTPDGLAIFGISEIENRFVVEDLVKTDALKDRNYQVVHYNSPDRRGIDVALVYNPDYFELTNSYSAPFMMADTNFKSRDQLVVTGLLKGEEVHFQVNHWPSRGGGEKRSRPKRVAAADLSRSLADSLLALNPNAKVMIMGDLNDDPVDISVAKHLKATDDKSKLAEGYFYNPFMTKYKKGIGSLAYRDSWNLFDQIIMTPALVAEDRSTWTYFKSEIFKKPYMINQEGKYKGYPKRSFVGNKFQGGYSDHFPVYMYLVREVK, from the coding sequence ATGAAACATATTATTTCTAAGCTCCTGACTATTTTCATGGTCTTTAGTATTTCATTAACTTCTTTCGAATCTAAAGCACAGCAATACGAAATTGTCGCCATAGGTTATTACAATCTAGAAAACCTCTTCGACACCATTGATTCAGAAGGCGTTGCAGAAGGTGACTTCCTACCCAATGGTGCTAAAAAATGGAATGCAGAGAGATATTATTACAAACTAGATCAGATGGCTAGAGTACTATCAGAGATAGCTACAGACAAAACTCCTGATGGATTAGCTATTTTTGGTATTTCTGAAATAGAAAACAGATTTGTTGTAGAAGATTTAGTAAAAACAGATGCTTTAAAAGATAGAAACTATCAAGTTGTGCATTATAACTCACCTGATAGAAGAGGAATTGACGTGGCCTTGGTTTATAATCCTGATTATTTTGAACTCACAAATAGCTATTCTGCTCCATTTATGATGGCTGATACTAATTTTAAATCTAGAGATCAATTGGTGGTTACTGGTTTATTAAAAGGCGAAGAAGTTCACTTTCAAGTCAATCACTGGCCAAGTAGAGGTGGTGGAGAAAAACGTTCTAGACCAAAACGTGTAGCCGCAGCAGATTTAAGTCGCTCGTTGGCGGATTCTTTATTGGCTCTCAATCCAAATGCAAAAGTGATGATTATGGGCGATTTAAATGATGATCCTGTTGATATTAGCGTAGCAAAACACCTAAAAGCAACAGATGACAAATCAAAATTAGCTGAAGGATATTTTTATAATCCATTTATGACCAAATATAAAAAGGGTATTGGTTCATTGGCTTATAGAGATTCTTGGAATTTATTTGATCAAATCATTATGACACCAGCCTTAGTTGCTGAAGATCGTAGTACATGGACCTATTTCAAGTCTGAAATCTTTAAGAAACCCTATATGATCAATCAAGAAGGAAAATATAAAGGTTATCCTAAACGTTCCTTTGTAGGAAATAAGTTCCAAGGTGGATATAGTGATCACTTTCCAGTATATATGTACTTAGTAAGAGAAGTAAAATAA